Proteins encoded together in one Lathyrus oleraceus cultivar Zhongwan6 chromosome 5, CAAS_Psat_ZW6_1.0, whole genome shotgun sequence window:
- the LOC127082504 gene encoding uncharacterized protein LOC127082504 — translation MGEVKNPIAERHENSPSKIITQHSHTSGSEPKDEQNEYAPMEKDAEIQDPREIPEDEFEDGSPETNQDVDDPNNEEEDDQSMFNFDEEPPKDEDGDQNDAGDEERNVQEDQQTPEQPKSNSKTDIANKVTRHSTDTAITLSPAELEALK, via the coding sequence ATGGGTGAAGTGAAAAATCCTATTGCAGAAAGACATGAAAACTCTCCATCAAAAATCATCACCCAACATTCCCACACTAGTGGCTCTGAACCTAAGGATGAGCAAAATGAATATGCCCCAATGGAAAAAGATGCAGAAATTCAAGACCCTAGGGAAATTCCTGAAGACGAATTTGAAGACGGCTCACCCGAAACTAACCAAGATGTGGATGATCCTAATAACGAAGAAGAAGATGATCAATCTATGTTTAACTTCGATGAAGAACCCCCTAAGGACGAGGATGGGGATCAAAATGACGCTGGTGATGAAGAAAGGAATGTCCAAGAGGATCAACAAACACCGGAACAACCCAAGAGCAACTCAAAAACCGACATTGCCAACAAAGTCACAAGGCATTCGACAGACACTGCCATTACCCTATCTCCTGCAGAGTTAGAAGCGCTTAAATGA